A window from Vigna angularis cultivar LongXiaoDou No.4 chromosome 7, ASM1680809v1, whole genome shotgun sequence encodes these proteins:
- the LOC108320040 gene encoding uncharacterized protein LOC108320040, translated as MVTTRNMEEQSTRDLIRELHAQIEAQAQIIQAQAHTQQEMRRKHDGEMRALRAEREPPERTASNRENANEASHNHVSPKGQAKGEPTPLQVARPTSLLPFTVTIMQTPMPERTPPVLDKYDGSADPDNHLRTFCNSMAFYTDSDPIMCRAFSLSLKEEALEWYHTLPPNSVDCFATVEDLFRRQYASNRKQEITPVDLINTKQEKGETLKAFMKRYTETARRVREVDQSFIINNLPSCMRPGYFAEKLYARPPKTMEELQDRTTEFIRMEEMRLTQKKRHQEREAGGSGKDGKRPFGNNDKNREFPRPFKFHHYTTLNAPRAKVLEEACRAELITPLRKPSPRNADERRSCSYHQNHGHNTEDCITVKNEIESLIRAGHLRRYIKEARYDPPEEGYARRNPDLSSRKDERRHGYSRSPSRSRERSVRGVIN; from the coding sequence ATGGTAACTACAAGAAATATGGAGGAGCAGAGTACCAGAGATTTAATAAGAGAGTTGCATGCCCAGATTGAGGCACAGGCGCAGATTATACAAGCGCAGGCACACACTCAGCAAGAGATGCGACGGAAGCATGATGGGGAGATGAGGGCACTAAGGGCCGAGCGGGAACCTCCCGAGCGGACCGCCTCAAATCGAGAAAACGCTAATGAGGCAAGCCACAATCATGTCAGTCCGAAAGGTCAGGCTAAAGGGGAACCGACACCCTTGCAGGTCGCCCGACCAACTAGTCTATTGCCTTTCACGGTAACAATCATGCAGACGCCAATGCCCGAAAGGACTCCCCCCGTATTAGATAAGTATGATGGTTCGGCTGATCCGGACAACCATTTAAGAACGTTCTGTAATTCAATGGCGTTCTATACAGACAGTGACCCTATCATGTGTAGAGCATTCTCATTGTCACTAAAGGAAGAGGCCTTGGAATGGTACCATACTCTTCCTCCCAACTCAGTGGATTGTTTCGCTACTGTGGAAGACCTCTTTAGGAGACAATATGCGTCCAATCGAAAACAGGAGATAACACCAGTGGATTTAATAAACACTAAGCAGGAGAAaggagaaactttgaaggcctTTATGAAGAGATATACTGAAACTGCACGACGAGTTAGAGAGGTAGAccaatcttttattattaataatctgCCTTCGTGTATGAGACCAGGATATTTTGCGGAGAAATTGTATGCGCGGCCTCCAAAAACGATGGAGGAACTCCAAGACCGAACAACTGAATTCATCCGAATGGAGGAAATGCGCTTGACGCAGAAGAAGCGACATCAAGAAAGAGAGGCTGGCGGAAGTGGAAAGGACGGCAAACGACCGTTCGGCAATAACGATAAGAATAGAGAGTTTCCCAGGCCATTCAAGTTTCACCATTATACGACACTCAACGCGCCTAGAGCAAAGGTTCTTGAAGAAGCCTGTAGAGCAGAACTTATCACACCTTTAAGAAAGCCATCTCCAAGAAATGCAGACGAAAGAAGAAGTTGCAGTTATCACCAAAACCATGGACATAATACCGAAGACTGCATCACggtaaaaaatgaaatagagaGTCTTATCCGGGCAGGACATCTACGAAGGTATATAAAGGAAGCAAGATACGACCCCCCTGAGGAGGGATACGCCAGAAGGAACCCCGACCTGTCGAGCAGGAAAGACGAACGACGGCATGGCTATAGTCGCAGTCCCAGTCGTAGTCGAGAACGGTCGGTTCGTGGAGTGATTAACTAA